The DNA region GCACCGTGGCGCCGCCGCCCAGCACAATAAAGCCGAGAATGGTTTTAATGGTCCCTTTCACCACGTCCGAAAAGGCTTTTTTCTGCGCAACCAGACCAATAAGCGCAATTAAACCGACCAGCACCGAAGGGACTTTTAAAATATCAACAACGAAATTCAGCGTTTCAAGGATAAACATATCCACCTCGCCTTATCAGGGTTATTGTCTTTCGAACCAGGCGCGCAGCTGCGCTTCAAGCTCGTTGATGTCGATGATGTTGTTGATCACCACCAGCTGGCTTTCCGGGACGCTGGCGCTGGCGGCAATGTCTTTAGCCATCACGAACAGATCGGCCGCGCCCGGCGTGGCTGAGGAGAGATCGGAATGTTCAACCTCAGCGTCAATCTCCAGCTTTTTCAGCACTTTTTTAATGTTCATTTCGACCATAAAACTGCTGCCCAGGCCGGAACCGCAAATAGCCATGATTTTCATTGTTGTCCCCTTATTTTGAGTAGAGTACGCCCCATCACGCCGACGCGTAATGTTGTGAATAATCGGATTAAAGAATTAAATCAGAAGCGGTCAATAATCGTTTTAATTTCCTCCAGGGTATTCGCCTGATGCAGTTTTTCCATATCTTCGTCGCTGGAAAATAATTCAGCCAGCGATGAGATCATCTCGATATGGCTATTTTTGTCGGGCGCCGCGAGCATAATAATGACGTCGACAGGGTCAAACTCACCGGCACCAAACGAGACGCCCTGCTTTAGTTTTAATAACGACAGCCCCAGTCCTTTGGCACCTTCCTCCGGCCGCGCGTGCGGCATGGCTAGCCCTGGTGCCAGCACATAATAGGGTCCTAACGCGTGGTGCTGCTGGATGATGGCCGTGACGTATTCAGGCTCAATCACCTGCAAATCCAAAAGCGGCTGCGCGCAGAGTTCCAGCGCCTGCGGCCAGTCTTCCACGCTCTCCTGCAGCGTGATGGTTGTATCATATATCCATTTTTTGAGCACTTTTCACTCCCGCGACACGCTTAAGATGAGCAAACTTTATTCAACGCATCGATAATTGACTGCGATCGCGATCACAAAGATAGCGCTACCAATGCTTAACATGCAGAAATGTGATAGCGCTATCAAATTGCAATCACGGTGCTAAATCACAGCAAAAAAAGGGATTTAAGGCGTATACTGCCTGTCACGTGAAGCGAAGGAAAAGAAGAACGCGTCTGGTCAGCAGGAAGGTGTATGTCTCTAACCCGAAAACGGCGCAGTACTGGTAAAGTGACACTCGCCGATGTCGCACAGCTTGCCGGTGTGGGCACGATGACCGTGTCCCGTGCACTCCGCACCCCCGAACAGGTTTCCGATAAACTACGTGAAAAAATTGACGCTGCCGTACAGGAGCTGGGCTATATGCCTAATCTTGCCGCCAGCGCGCTGGCCTCGGCCTCGTCCTGGACGATAGCCATGGTCGTACCCAACCTCTCCGAAGCCGGCTGCTCGGAGATGTTCGCCGGGCTGCAGCAGGTGCTGCAGCCCGCCGGGTATCAGATCATGCTGGCAGAGTCCCAGCATCGCCTTGAGCAGGAGGAGAAATTGCTGGAGACGCTGCTGGCGTCGAACATTGCGGCCGCAATCCTGCTCAGCGTTGAACATACCGATACAGTTCGCCACTGGCTGAAAAATGCCTCTATTCCGGTAATGGAGATGGGCGCCATGCGCGCCGATCCGATTGATATGAACATCGGCATTGATAACGTGGCGGCCATGTATGAGCTCACGGAAATGGTCATCAGGCGCGGCTATCAAAATATAGGCCTGCTGTGCGCCAACCAGGAGCAGTGGATTTTCCAGCAGCATCTTCAGGGCTGGTACAAAGCCATGCTTCGCCACCATATGTCGCCGAACCGGGTCATTAACGCGGCGATGCCGCCGAGCTTCTCAACCGGCGCGGCGCAGCTGCCTGAATTCCTGCTGGCGTGGCCGGAGCTGGATGCGCTGGTGTGCGTCTCCGACGAGCTGGCCTGCGGCGCGCTGTACGAGTGCCAGCGCAGGCGAATCAAGGTGCCGGACGATCTGGCTGTGGTTGGCTTTGGCGATAGCGACGTCAGCCGCGTCTGTCAGCCGCCGCTGA from Enterobacter chengduensis includes:
- a CDS encoding PTS sugar transporter subunit IIB, with amino-acid sequence MKIMAICGSGLGSSFMVEMNIKKVLKKLEIDAEVEHSDLSSATPGAADLFVMAKDIAASASVPESQLVVINNIIDINELEAQLRAWFERQ
- a CDS encoding PTS sugar transporter subunit IIA produces the protein MLKKWIYDTTITLQESVEDWPQALELCAQPLLDLQVIEPEYVTAIIQQHHALGPYYVLAPGLAMPHARPEEGAKGLGLSLLKLKQGVSFGAGEFDPVDVIIMLAAPDKNSHIEMISSLAELFSSDEDMEKLHQANTLEEIKTIIDRF
- a CDS encoding LacI family DNA-binding transcriptional regulator, which codes for MSLTRKRRSTGKVTLADVAQLAGVGTMTVSRALRTPEQVSDKLREKIDAAVQELGYMPNLAASALASASSWTIAMVVPNLSEAGCSEMFAGLQQVLQPAGYQIMLAESQHRLEQEEKLLETLLASNIAAAILLSVEHTDTVRHWLKNASIPVMEMGAMRADPIDMNIGIDNVAAMYELTEMVIRRGYQNIGLLCANQEQWIFQQHLQGWYKAMLRHHMSPNRVINAAMPPSFSTGAAQLPEFLLAWPELDALVCVSDELACGALYECQRRRIKVPDDLAVVGFGDSDVSRVCQPPLTTMAVPHRKIGIEAGKALLERLNGGDWRDQKPIASSLCVRESC